In Populus trichocarpa isolate Nisqually-1 chromosome 7, P.trichocarpa_v4.1, whole genome shotgun sequence, the following proteins share a genomic window:
- the LOC7490199 gene encoding uncharacterized protein LOC7490199 isoform X2 translates to MSLTTYHHHHHHLLFNNSPHRITLLFTSTSLSLRNLTLSRHVNTSLHSHNFHFKPQTPKSSFNLTLKAYQSDPTIPTQDSKQFNLDHFLSVAELLCIFSSSIITISYALNYTVLNSKRGVLGVIGSNTGFAWGMVVMVSGVVIGAWIRRRMWWRVSRETGREGSRESLNLVGRIEKLEEDLRSSATIIRVLSRQLEKLGIRFRVTRKALKEPIAETAALAQKNSDATRALAVQEDILEKELGEIQKVLLAMQV, encoded by the exons ATGTCTCTCACAacctaccaccaccaccaccaccacctcctcttcAATAACTCGCCGCATCGCATCACCCTCCTCTTCACCTCCACCAGCCTCTCACTCAGAAACCTCACTCTCTCTCGCCACGTCAACACATCCTTACATTCCCATAATTTCCACTTCAAACCCCAGACTCCCAAAAGCTCTTTCAATCTCACTCTCAAAGCTTACCAATCGGACCCCACAATCCCTACCCAAGATTCCAAACAATTCAACCTCGATCATTTCCTCTCAGTTGCCGAGTTACTCTGCATCTTCTCGTCGTCTATAATCACAATTAGTTACGCATTGAATTATACGGTTTTGAACTCGAAAAGGGGAGTGTTGGGGGTTATAGGGAGTAATACAGGGTTTGCGTGGGGAATGGTGGTGATGGTTAGTGGAGTGGTGATCGGTGCGTGGATAAGAAGGCGGATGTGGTGGCGGGTTAGTAGGGAGACGGGTAGGGAAGGGAGTAGAGAGAGTTTGAATTTGGTGGGGAGGATTGAGAAATTGGAAGAGGATTTGAGGAGTTCTGCTACCATTATTAGGGTTTTGTCTAGGCAGCTTGAGAAGTTGGGGATTCGGTTTCGGGTTACTAGGAAGGCATTGAAAGAGCCCATTGCTGAG ACTGCAGCTTTGGCTCAAAAGAATTCTGATGCGACTCGAGCATTAGCTGTGCAAGAAGATATTCTGGAAAAGGAGCTTGGTGAAATTCAGAAGGTCTTGTTGGCAATGCAG GTGTGA